The DNA region gctcATTGGTCTTTTGCCTGCGTGAATgcctatgtgagggtgtcagaacccctgaaactggagttacagagtgttgtgagctgccatgtggtggctgggaaatgagcctgggtgctctggaagaacagccagggctcttaactgggGAGCCTTCTCTCCGCACTTTGTGAAGCCATCGGCAGGTTAGAAAGCACGTTGAGACATATGTGCAGCCTTTGGCGGCGGGGAAGGCAGGAGAAGAAACTACAGGTCTTCCCATGCAGCCCAGCCTGACCTGAAATTTGCTATGGAGCCTAGTCTGCTCTCAAGACTGCTACCATATGTGGCTTTTGTGTTAAACTGGGTACAGGCTCCTAAGCAGGTAAGACTTCTGGGTGGCCACAGCAAGAGAGTGTGTTGTTCATTTGTTCAGGACTTAACTTACCTGGTTAAGTTACTCCTTATAAATACAAGTAGATGGTGGTTAACAAGTTATAAGAGGtggttatattattttttaagtgttgaGCACAAAGCCAAGTGAGCCAGGAGGAGTGCAAGTAGCCAGGGTTACCATACAGGACAAAGAGATGCCCTTAACAATGCTTTTGGGCCACATCTTAATAACCATTGATTGGGGAAAATAGCAGAATGTCACACAATTGGGTCACAGGGTGGTCCGTGGTACAGTGTAGTAGAAGTTTATTTAGTTCACATCAATAGTTTCTCAGCTCTGATCAGTGACAGCTAGACTGACCGACCAAGGAGGGTCAGCCTTTCCTTTGTCAGGCCCCAAAAAATCCCTAGGAGGAAAGCGTCCAGATGTGCAGGCCTGTTTGAATGCAGTCTGTAGTCACTGCTTTTGAACCTCTGACTGGTTAAACACATTTTGAAATCTCAGTTACCAATGCTCCTTCCAACTCCGATGCACCTGCATCCCACTACTAAGCAGAATTATGTTGAGAGGTGACAAGAAGATTCTCATTTgtcattttcctcttttcccttgGAATAAACCAAGAAGTCCTCAGATTAAAGGCTTTTCTCCTCATAAGTCAGAAGGGCAATGAAAgactcgtttttttttttaaattaaaaaaaaaaggtatgaaaTTAAGCCATGGGTACTAAAATGTCAGCCCCACAAacagatgattttattttaacagGGAAGTGTTAGAATGGAAGAGAAGCTTGCTTAAGAGGCAGTCACTTGAAAAATGAATATCATGAGCCAAGTACGGCTAGCATACAGAGGCTTTCAATGACACGCAATGGATTCTAAACCAACCACTATATTAATCAATCATGTTTATTTAAAGTATTCTTAACATCAGaaaattttaatgggaattaaaaaaaatcagtaaacaaCCAATTTGATTTCCCTATTCTAGCCATCAAGCCAGCTGGAGGGTGTAAGGAGAATGCTCTAAAGCTCTCTGTCCCAAGGACTACAGAAAACTGCCACCCAAGGATCAACTGCCACAGTAAAGTAACTACAGAGTGGCTCTGTCACTCATACCAGACAACCCCAAATAAATACCttatgaaaagaattaaaatctaTCAAAACCACTTAAAATACTTAAATGCAGAAATCTCGATTTTCCTTCAGTTGGGCCAGAAACCACCACAGACGTTCTGGTCAGGGCTCCAGGGAGAACAAGTGGAATGTTTAAGCTTAGGCCAACCAATAAAGCCCTCAATTTTCAATAGAATCATTTACTCAGGTATACTGTAAAATAAGGACTGTGGCAACACAGGAAGCAAAAGGCAGTTGGCAAGTGAAATTTCTAGAAGCTCATGAAAACAATACCATCCAAACTGCAGATGGAAAAGGAGACAGTTAATGCCTGGTCGTCTTCAGTCGCTTGGTCGGGCAGGGTGTTAAACCATCGCTGCTTCCCTCACTAGGACGTTAGTCCACGGGAGGGGCTGGCGGGTCCTGTCCctggcattaaaaaaaagaacaggtaaGTGACTTTAACACATCCCCATCAGTAGCGAAGGGGCATCGCACCTGTCCCCACCTGGGTTGTACTAAATCTATACTCGCCGTCTCCGTGATTTTACAAGGGGAACATAAGGTAAATACGGTGGCTTGGCAGGATTTGCCCCTTTCTTGCCTGTGGTATAGAAAGGAAGCTGCGACAGTAATGGGATTATCCTAGCCACCTTGAGGTAGTGTCAATCTTTCCGATCATGTGACTGGCTGAATGCAGTACATTCACAAGTAGAGACTTCTGTTTCTCACTGTGGAATGTCTACCAGAATGTGACGCCAGTGCTTGTGGCAACCATACTACTACTGCAAGGGAAGCCCGCCTTACAATGAAGCCTGTAGTAAGAGGAAAGAAACTggctatgcatgcatgcatatatgtatgtatttagaacGGGTATGTACtaatgtacatacatgcatgtatgtatttagacTGGGTCTCATTTATCTCAGAGGTTGTGCACCTTTGGCCAAATACTCAACCAACTGAGCTCTATATAGCCTCAGCCCAGAGTATGGGTTTACAATAGCACTGTtaacctttcttcttccctgagGCATTGGGATTTGCTAGGGAGCCTATGTACTGGGGTGACAGTTGTGTACAAGCACAGTCTACTTCATACTGTTCAACTTTCTCAGCACTGAACCTAACTGAATTTGTGGTGTGTAAACCAATAAATCCACTTACTTAATCACCTCTATACTGGTTTTTGCAACTTGTAACAGCAAGCCCCTGAGCTAAAAGAAAAGATGCCAAACTATACAGGCTGAGAGAGGAGGGCcaagagtttgaagctagcttgagctacaaaatgagttcaaggctagctaggTCATAtagtgagactttatctcaaggatgggagggaagggagggaggaagaaatggagcTTTTAGGATGCCAGGAAGGCTTTCACTCAGCTGGCATGTTCTGTAAGGTGAGCAGCCTTTCCactgtggtttggtttttctgttcCTTGCTTAGGACACAAAGACTACTGTTCCTAGGACCAATAAAGTCTGTCACTTGTAATGGCTTCTAAGTCAGATTAAGTTGGATTTCTTTCTCTAAACATTGGAGAGATTGCTCCctgacacaaaaataataaaggtgTACACAGAAAGTAAGGCATGGGGGAAAGGCTAAGAGAGAAATACTTTATGTTTGCAAGTTTCCTATGCACATTCCCCTTTCCAAGAAAAGCCTAAAGTACACTAaggctttctctccttttcttctaagacagatggagtctcactgtgtagagtaggctagccttgaaccacAAATGAAAACCTGTGTGTGCCAATAAAGCCAGTCTTAGCTAGTTCAGCACAGGGCATGGTTATACACTCTCCTCCTAAAAGCTCCACGGTGCAGGTCAATTCTCACTGTTATGCCTGCTTTCCTCTTACATGAAGAATTGCTTATAAAGTCTAACATTAACAATGTAAAGCCGCATACTATGAAGCCTGGACAACAGAATTAATAGAGTAATTTGGTGTTCCAATATGTGGTTTCATCATGAAGAAAAaagtctttttgagacaaggtttcccatAGGAAAGCAAGCTAGGctctaacttgctatgtagcaaagGAAGATCTTGAATTTTTGAtgtcctacctccacctccctggtgctgggattacaggtgtgtgttacCATATCTGTTTATGAGGTGCTGGGGGGCCAGGGCAGgagctaggcaagcagtctacaaACTAAGCTACATCCCGGTTGATGGATGCCACTCACGGGTGCAGCAACATCTCATGTAAAGCCAGGCATAAAGGCTTTACTATACTTACCACTACACGTTTCTAGCCTGAAAACTTTTTGtcttaactatttttattttatgtacctattttgcctacatgtatgcccgTGGAAGGGTGTCAGGTTCCccagaactggagctacagacagttgtgagctgccatgtgggtactaggagttaaacccaggacctctggaggagcagtcagtgctcttaaccgctgagccacctctctagcccaacTTTGTTTTCTGGATGCTGTATAATTTTGTAGATACCCATCCCCTCCCTGAAGCAAGATCTCACTTTGTGTACAAGGTGGCCTACaatttgtggcaatcctcctgccacacCCTCCCAAGTTCGAGGATTGCAGTTATGCACCACATCTAGctctgttttttgttattttttaaaatgttcatatccACAGAAGACAAATGGAGACTGAAAATTTTATTATGACTACACTGAAAGGACTCAGTCCAAGAACtgagtctttcttcctcttgataATTTCTGTATTTCAGTCAAAGCAAAcactccaccaccacccacaacGGATCAGTAGTAACTCTTACACTGTGAGGACTGGAGGGCTTTCCAGGAAGGCTGGAGCCTCTCAGGTTAGGAGGCCTCAGTAGGAAGAGGAGCACGGCGATCACCATCCAGGCCATCAGGATCACAGTGATGCTGATGCCACTGTCACTGGAGGGTCCTGGCActaaagacaaacagaaagagcATCTGTAGCAAAACTGCATCCTGACTGCAACACTAAAAGATACACCTAAAAACTGACTCCAATGTTTAAGCACCAGCTTTAAAATCACAGTAGAAAACCACTGATAATTTAAGTACAGCTGTCAACTAGTACATTTCAATGTCCCTCTTTCAAGTGACAAGACACGCCCTTAACCGCAGAGGCCCTCCTTGTTCAGCCCCATGTCCTGAGAGCTTGGAGCAGTTAGGGATACTTCTCACTGCAACACCCCATGGACTACACACAATCAACAGTTTTGTACTGATTTGCAAGGACCATGGACTCTGGAAACCACAAATGCATAGATATTCTAAAGAAGCCAGAATAGCTAatggagggctggagacatgactctGGATTGAGAACACCTGTTGCTCTCGCAGAGAGCCGATCCCGGTTCAGTTCAACACCCACAACAGTGGCTTATTACTAACCCTCTGTAAGTCTATTTCCAGGggtccaacactctcttctgaccgcCACAGGCATCactgacatacatacaggcaaagcataagtaaataaatctacaagaattttaaagaatacccaagagtaggcatggtggcacatgcctttaatcccaggacttgggacataggcaggtagatttctgagtcttAGGGCAGCCTCATCTACATGGAGAGTTTCAGGTCGGTGAAGGCTAAATATTAAGTCTATGtccaaataataaaaaccaaaacaatcaaaattctaaaaaaaaaaaaaaaagaaaaaccaaatgctCAATTTTCAGAAACTAAAATTATAGACCAGATTTAAAGAAAATCCAGCAGATTGCAAAAATGGCTTGTCAATATGACAGCTCTCTTTGGGTTTTCTACATCAGGGAAAGTAAAAGCTACGCAGACAGGATACTGAAACTAAGCTGATACACTGTAACAGGTTTCATGGGCCCAGGGCTTACTCCCAACCAGATAGGATGCTGAAACTAAGCTGATACACTGTAACAGATTCCATGGACCCAGGGCTCCCTTCCAGCCAGACAGGATGCTGAAACTAAGCTGATACACTGTAACAGGTTCCATGGGCCCAGGGCTCACTTCCAAGCAGCCATACTGAGGCCAACCTGCTAGCAACCGAAACCCAGTCATTTTAAGTACTTAGCTGGTACAAGAGGAGGCAGATGGGAATGCAGTTTCAGGTCTAACCTCTGTCACTTTCTGAGCAACAGCTAACTCAATGGAGCAAGGGTCACCAAACCATATGCTTTACCAGCACTGTTTCTTTCTCCTGTACTTTAGATGCTGAAtgttgaacccaggaccttgccaGTCTAGATAGGTGGTATACCACTGTGTCACACCCAACCCCTACAGCACACAACTCTTGTTTCCTTTGTTACTCTAAATGTTGTGGGGatctaatatttttattacatttactcgTTTATTTCTGTGGAGTAACACATGTAAAGGTCACAGAATAACTTTTAGGATCTGGTTCCTTCTTATCACTGTGTGAGTTCCACGGATTGAACTCATAAGCCTGGGTGGGTAAGTGCCTTTATCAGCTAAGCCATCTGACTTGAACTTTCTTCTTACACTGGGTCTATCCATTACCCTCAAGTCTCCagggtagcctaggctggccttacaTTCCTGATTTTCCTTCCCGTAACTCCCAGACAAGTATGTGCTGTcataccccaaaacaccagaaacacaaacatCTCTGCTGACCCACCCAGTGACTAAGCCTATTGACCAAGCTCTGAGGACGCCAGCCCAACCTTTGCTGGGATGGCTTGGACTTGCTTCTCTAATCTTCACTTTCTCCAACATTATCTTTCCTAGTTACCTCATTCCTTCTTCTCCAGTCAATGTTTCCCTTGCATGGCTGCACATCAGGAAGACCTGTGTGACCTACACCACAGACTCTGAGGCCCTGTATCAGACCATCTGATTCAGGAGCAGCATAGGGTTGTAggctattattattgttattattttaagccTTCCAAATGAGTATGATATAACACCAATTCAATACTTCTCTGGCAGGGAGTACTGGAAGGAGTCCTTCCACATCCCTCCTACCTTCCAGCTTGCCCAGCATGCGGTGAACCAACCTCCCATTTACTCTctacctccctttctcctctaacaATCCCATTGCTTCTGCTACTGTACTGCTGACTCTTCAAAATATCACAGCATTTTTCAGTTGAAGGAATGGCTTGCCTAAGCCATTAACTTTCTAAGAGCAGGGACTGTCCCATGGCTATTTGATCTTGGTTATTTTATCTGCAAAAGTTAAACATCCCATCACCTCATAGGGGAGCAGTGGGAAGGGGATGGGCAGGACATGGAAAGCAGAATGATATACTACCCAGAATGGCATGCAGCAAACAGGGAAGGGCGGGAGAAGGCAGGCAACATCCTCCACTTCAAAGTCTAAACAGACACGACTTTCCTGACCTCCAAGGCTTGATATgttctctcccctcaccccctgcCTCTCTTGAGTGCTGGTGATCTAACCCATCCATGACTTTCAGCAACTGGGCAAGCCCTCTACCCCCATACCCATATTTATTTTTGGGATACAGAAGGGGAACATGCCATGGCACCCTCTGGGGAGATAAAAAAGATAATTTGTGGAAGTCAGCTATCAGTTTTAAGGCTTATTTACTCTCCTGTTAATTATACAGTTGGTCTCAAGACCAAGGTGCCACATAAGAGCAGCTGGAGGTGAGTCTGCTGTGTGTGAGTCCCAAGACCCATAGGTGCATGTGAGGTCTGCAGGAAATAAGGCTGAGCTGTGAAAAGTCTTAAATATCCTGTTAAGAGAGAAATGCCTATAGAGGTCATGGAGAGGCATGTAACagtaatacttaaaaaaaaattaaaagtgtgtgtgtatgtgtgcgtaagCACACGttgaggtctgaggacaacttgagaAAGTTAGTTCTCTTCTCCCACAGGGTGTGGTGGGGGTAGTCCCAGGaacctgaactcagatcatcaaaaTTGCAGCTTTATCTGCTGGGCCATCCTGCTGGTCCTTGCTGGTGTATCCAGGCTGGCACAGCCTCGAATGCACGGCTCTGTAGTCATGGCTGGCTTCAACTCTGTCTCTAATCCTAGAATGCTGAGATGGCAGGCCTGTGATGCTTACTCCTGGTTTGCTcaactttagaaaataattattctagGAAGTAAATTTGGTGCTTGAGACCCAGTAAGCCTCCAGAGGCCAGAGGGAAAACAGCAGGCAAAGAGGATACgattgcagcagcagcagcaggtggagGTGGGAAGAATGCTGCTGAGGCATTAAACACGCAGATTCAAGCGGATCTGAGGTCA from Mastomys coucha isolate ucsf_1 unplaced genomic scaffold, UCSF_Mcou_1 pScaffold22, whole genome shotgun sequence includes:
- the Smim14 gene encoding small integral membrane protein 14, encoding MAEGGFDPFECICSHEHAMRRLINLLRQSQSYCTDTECLRELPGPSSDSGISITVILMAWMVIAVLLFLLRPPNLRGSSLPGKPSSPHSGQDPPAPPVD